One genomic region from Jilunia laotingensis encodes:
- a CDS encoding cytochrome c biogenesis protein ResB, whose product MWQKPWGYKEGFVLCGGLFLIGILWQITLGKCTLSFLVWPVNVWVGTAYVLLLLSLYVFFRKYYLIRWMSSYQAAIPAMISLVMMTVVMGLIRQIRPEASVTGVESWLGFSQMLSACSFVLLFLWFITLLGMVILRRMHHFAWKRDIPFLLNHLGLFLALAGAVLGSADMQRLEMTAQTGKAEWRAFNRQKEMQELPLAVELHDFSIDEYPPKLMLIDNESGKALPAGQPANLLVEEDFRQGSLVDWEIEVTEKLPMAASVATEDTLKFVDFHSIGAAYAVYVKAKNTESGEQREGWVSCGSFMFPYKALRLNQKMSLIMPEREPRRFASDVTVYTQSGALEKATIEVNRPFEIDGWKIYQLSYDESKGRWSDISVFELVRDPWLPVVYAGIWMMIVGAVCMFALSHTRKEEKA is encoded by the coding sequence ATGTGGCAAAAACCATGGGGATATAAGGAGGGGTTCGTCCTGTGTGGCGGACTCTTTCTGATTGGTATACTCTGGCAGATAACTTTGGGAAAGTGTACGCTTTCCTTCCTTGTCTGGCCGGTGAATGTCTGGGTGGGAACAGCCTATGTGCTTCTGCTGCTGTCACTTTATGTTTTCTTCCGGAAGTACTATCTGATACGTTGGATGAGTAGCTATCAGGCTGCCATCCCGGCAATGATTTCGTTGGTAATGATGACGGTGGTGATGGGGCTTATCCGGCAGATACGTCCGGAAGCCTCCGTTACCGGAGTCGAAAGCTGGCTGGGATTTTCACAAATGCTTTCTGCCTGTTCATTCGTGTTGCTCTTTTTATGGTTTATCACTTTGCTTGGGATGGTCATCCTGAGACGTATGCATCACTTTGCTTGGAAACGTGATATTCCTTTCCTGCTCAATCATCTGGGACTATTCCTTGCATTGGCAGGGGCGGTATTGGGAAGTGCCGATATGCAAAGGCTTGAAATGACGGCACAGACCGGTAAAGCGGAATGGCGGGCTTTCAACCGGCAAAAAGAGATGCAGGAGCTTCCGCTGGCGGTGGAACTACACGATTTCAGCATCGACGAGTATCCGCCTAAACTGATGCTGATTGACAATGAATCGGGGAAAGCACTTCCGGCAGGTCAACCGGCAAACCTGTTGGTTGAAGAGGACTTCCGGCAAGGAAGCCTGGTGGATTGGGAGATCGAAGTGACGGAAAAATTACCGATGGCTGCCAGCGTGGCAACGGAGGATACGCTGAAATTTGTGGATTTTCATTCCATAGGTGCGGCTTATGCCGTTTATGTGAAAGCTAAAAACACGGAGAGTGGCGAGCAACGCGAGGGGTGGGTGAGCTGCGGGAGTTTCATGTTTCCTTATAAAGCACTCCGGCTCAATCAGAAGATGAGCCTGATCATGCCCGAACGAGAGCCAAGACGTTTTGCTTCCGATGTGACCGTTTATACTCAGTCGGGCGCTCTGGAAAAAGCAACGATTGAAGTGAATCGTCCGTTTGAGATAGACGGATGGAAAATTTACCAGTTGAGTTATGACGAGTCCAAAGGGCGGTGGAGTGATATCAGCGTGTTTGAACTGGTGCGTGATCCGTGGTTGCCTGTGGTGTATGCAGGCATCTGGATGATGATAGTAGGTGCTGTCTGCATGTTTGCACTGTCTCATACAAGAAAGGAGGAAAAGGCATGA
- the nrfA gene encoding ammonia-forming cytochrome c nitrite reductase, whose protein sequence is MEKKIKSWQGWLLFGVTMVVVFVLGLVVSSLMERRAEVVSVFNNKRVDIKGIEAHNEVFGENYPRQYDTWKQTAQTDFESEFNGSEAVDVLEKRPEMVVLWAGYAFSKDYTTPRGHMHAIEDITRSLRTGAPMDAHSGPQPSTCWTCKSPDVPRMMQAVGVDSFYNNKWGAIGDQIVNPIGCADCHEPENMKLQISRPALREAFARQGKDIDKATPQEMRSLVCAQCHVEYYFKGDGKYLTFPWDKGFTVEDMEAYYDEADFADYTHALSKARILKAQHPDYEISQMGIHAQRGVSCADCHMPYKSEGGMKFSDHHIQSPLAMIDRTCQTCHRESEETLRNNVYDRQRKANEIRNRLEQELAKAHIEAKYAWEQGATEAQMQEALKLIRQAQWRWDFGVASHGGAFHAPQEIQRILGHGLDKALQARLSISKVLANNGFTGEVPMPDISTKAKAQEYIGLDMQKEHENKDKFLKERVPQWLETAKANGRLANL, encoded by the coding sequence ATGGAAAAGAAAATAAAGTCGTGGCAAGGATGGCTGTTGTTCGGTGTGACAATGGTGGTCGTATTTGTTTTAGGACTGGTGGTTTCTTCATTGATGGAACGCCGGGCGGAGGTAGTCAGCGTTTTCAACAATAAACGGGTAGACATCAAAGGCATCGAAGCACACAATGAAGTGTTCGGCGAAAACTATCCCCGTCAGTATGACACGTGGAAGCAGACTGCACAAACTGATTTTGAAAGTGAGTTTAACGGCAGCGAAGCGGTGGATGTATTGGAGAAACGTCCCGAAATGGTGGTTCTCTGGGCAGGATATGCTTTCTCGAAAGATTATACTACCCCGCGCGGGCATATGCACGCCATAGAGGATATCACGCGCAGTTTGCGCACCGGGGCTCCGATGGATGCGCACAGCGGGCCGCAACCTTCCACTTGCTGGACTTGTAAGAGTCCCGATGTACCTCGCATGATGCAGGCTGTCGGTGTCGATTCTTTTTATAATAATAAATGGGGAGCTATCGGTGATCAAATCGTGAACCCGATCGGCTGTGCCGATTGCCATGAACCGGAGAACATGAAACTGCAAATCAGTCGCCCGGCATTGCGTGAAGCATTTGCCCGTCAGGGAAAGGACATCGACAAGGCTACTCCGCAGGAGATGCGTTCGTTGGTTTGTGCCCAATGCCACGTGGAATATTATTTCAAGGGAGATGGCAAGTATCTGACCTTCCCGTGGGACAAAGGTTTCACGGTGGAAGACATGGAGGCTTATTATGACGAAGCGGATTTTGCCGACTATACACATGCGTTGAGCAAGGCTCGCATCCTGAAAGCACAGCATCCTGATTATGAGATTTCACAAATGGGTATACACGCCCAGCGGGGTGTGTCCTGTGCCGATTGCCACATGCCGTATAAGAGCGAAGGAGGAATGAAGTTCAGCGACCACCACATTCAAAGCCCGTTGGCTATGATCGACCGCACTTGCCAGACTTGCCATCGCGAGAGCGAAGAGACACTTCGTAACAACGTCTACGACCGTCAGCGCAAAGCGAATGAAATCCGTAACCGTCTGGAACAGGAATTGGCGAAGGCGCATATCGAAGCTAAATATGCATGGGAGCAGGGAGCTACGGAAGCTCAGATGCAGGAAGCGTTGAAGCTGATCCGTCAGGCGCAATGGAGATGGGACTTCGGTGTGGCTTCACACGGTGGTGCTTTCCATGCTCCGCAGGAGATACAGCGCATTCTGGGACACGGGCTTGATAAAGCTTTGCAAGCTCGCTTGTCGATATCTAAAGTATTGGCAAATAACGGATTTACAGGTGAAGTGCCGATGCCGGACATCTCGACCAAGGCGAAAGCACAGGAATACATCGGTCTGGATATGCAGAAAGAGCATGAGAACAAGGACAAGTTCCTGAAAGAGAGAGTGCCGCAATGGCTGGAGACTGCGAAGGCCAACGGACGTTTAGCGAATTTATAA
- a CDS encoding cytochrome c biogenesis protein: MSWDYFWIFAAVSLCLWGIGAVAAWKGSNRGWVLGATLAGLLVFFAFILGMWISLERPPMRTMGETRLWYSFFLPLAGIITYVRWQYKWILSFSFLLSLVFICINLFKPEIHNKTLMPALQSPWFAPHVIVYMFAYAMLGAAAVMAVYLLWIKKKPAAEREMELCDNLVYVGLSFMTLGMLFGALWAKEAWGHYWSWDPKETWAAATWIGYLCYIHFRLHQPRSHRKALAGLLICFLLLQMCWYGINYLPSAQGTSVHTYNLN; this comes from the coding sequence ATGAGTTGGGATTATTTCTGGATTTTTGCTGCCGTATCCCTTTGTTTGTGGGGAATCGGAGCCGTTGCCGCATGGAAAGGTAGTAACCGGGGCTGGGTGCTGGGAGCTACGTTGGCGGGACTGCTGGTCTTTTTTGCCTTTATTCTGGGAATGTGGATTTCGTTGGAGCGTCCACCGATGCGTACGATGGGAGAGACCCGTTTGTGGTACTCCTTCTTCCTGCCGTTAGCGGGTATTATCACGTATGTCCGTTGGCAATACAAATGGATACTTAGCTTTAGCTTCCTATTGTCACTGGTATTTATCTGCATCAATCTGTTTAAACCTGAAATTCATAACAAGACATTGATGCCCGCTTTGCAAAGCCCGTGGTTTGCACCGCACGTCATTGTGTACATGTTTGCTTACGCTATGCTGGGAGCTGCAGCGGTAATGGCCGTTTATCTGCTTTGGATCAAGAAGAAGCCTGCTGCTGAACGGGAAATGGAGCTTTGTGATAATCTGGTATATGTAGGACTTTCTTTTATGACCTTGGGAATGCTTTTCGGTGCATTATGGGCAAAGGAAGCGTGGGGGCATTATTGGAGTTGGGACCCTAAAGAAACTTGGGCAGCGGCTACGTGGATCGGATATCTCTGTTATATACATTTCAGGCTCCATCAGCCCAGAAGTCACCGGAAAGCACTGGCGGGGTTGCTGATTTGTTTTCTTCTACTCCAGATGTGCTGGTATGGCATCAACTATCTGCCTTCGGCACAAGGAACAAGTGTTCATACTTACAATTTAAACTGA
- the nrfH gene encoding cytochrome c nitrite reductase small subunit: MKVKEIINRWLPSRRWKRIAITLSGLIVGGGLFFLYMLRAHTYLGDDPAACVNCHIMGPYYATWMHSSHGRDATCNDCHVPHENAVKKWVFKGMDGMRHVAVFLTKGEHQVIQANDESAEVIMNNCIRCHTQLNTEFVSTGRIDYMRAQVGEGKACWDCHREVAHGQNSLSTTPDALVPYPESPTPEWLRKMINK; the protein is encoded by the coding sequence ATGAAAGTAAAAGAGATTATCAATAGGTGGCTTCCTTCCAGACGATGGAAGAGGATTGCCATTACTTTGTCAGGGCTGATTGTGGGCGGAGGGCTGTTCTTCTTGTATATGCTCCGGGCACATACTTATCTGGGCGACGATCCGGCTGCCTGTGTCAACTGTCATATTATGGGACCTTACTACGCCACATGGATGCACAGCTCCCACGGACGGGATGCCACTTGCAACGATTGTCATGTACCCCACGAAAATGCGGTGAAGAAATGGGTGTTCAAAGGGATGGACGGTATGCGGCATGTAGCGGTATTCCTCACCAAAGGCGAACATCAGGTGATACAGGCAAACGATGAAAGTGCGGAAGTGATTATGAACAACTGCATCCGTTGCCATACGCAGCTTAACACGGAATTTGTCTCTACCGGGCGTATCGATTACATGAGGGCTCAGGTGGGCGAAGGCAAAGCTTGTTGGGATTGTCACCGCGAGGTAGCTCATGGGCAGAACAGTCTCTCCACCACTCCCGATGCATTAGTCCCTTATCCGGAGTCACCGACCCCGGAATGGCTTCGTAAAATGATTAATAAATAA